A single region of the Vicia villosa cultivar HV-30 ecotype Madison, WI linkage group LG4, Vvil1.0, whole genome shotgun sequence genome encodes:
- the LOC131598571 gene encoding uncharacterized protein LOC131598571 — translation MEEMGSFVLNQWNWLVMEERKDIVGAAMGQLRELEELLVEVSPKVREMNVFKWLSDGKYTVSSDYKVFVTSFIVFPQVVVNMAIVDNVWNTLVRSKIQVFGWRAIRDRLPTREQLAKRGIITEDIDKVCVFRSLSIESLSHLMVDCIFTRAVWQKVALWVGLIMDNHSDMVDHVSAFYNSLDDLVGNRKRLVVWLATCWAIWWMRNEIIFNAKVFYEEDMMNKAILLSWIWNVLGSKAKCNCSFYLRNHSPLEFLILY, via the coding sequence ATGGAGGAAATGGGGAGTTTCGTTCTTAATCAGTGGAATTGGTTGGTGATGGAGGAAAGGAAGGATATTGTTGGAGCAGCTATGGGGCAATTAAGGGAGCTGGAGGAACTTCTGGTGGAAGTTTCTCCGAAGGTGCGGGAGATGAATGTGTTTAAATGGCTTAGTGATGGCAAATATACGGTTTCATCTGATTATAAAGTTTTTGTAACATCCTTCATTGTTTTTCCACAGGTCGTGGTTAATATGGCAATAGTAGATAATGTTTGGAACACTTTGGTTCGGTCTAAAATTCAAGTTTTTGGGTGGAGGGCGATACGTGATAGGCTCCCTACTAGGGAGCAATTAGCAAAGAGAGGTATTATTACAGAGGATATTGACAAAGTGTGTGTGTTCCGCTCGCTTTCGATAGAATCTTTGAGTCACCTTATGGTTGACTGCATTTTTACAAGAGCTGTTTGGCAGAAAGTGGCTTTGTGGGTGGGTTTGATAATGGATAATCATTCTGATATGGTGGACCATGTGTCTGCTTTCTACAACAGTCTGGATGATTTGGTGGGGAATAGGAAAAGATTGGTGGTTTGGCTGGCGACATGTTGGGCCATTTGGTGGATGAGAAATGAAATAATTTTCAATGCAAAGGTCTTTTATGAAGAGGATATGATGAACAAGGCAATCTTACTCTCTTGGATTTGGAATGTATTAGGGTCTAAGGCAAAATGCAATTGTAGCTTCTATCTGAGGAACCATAGTCCATTGGAATTCCTAATATTATATTGA